The genomic DNA ACTACCTAATATTTACATACTCCAAAAGGACTGTCCAATCATCTGGATTTCCCATTATTTAGACTGCTCTCTGCCGAGGTTAGTCTGGAAAATCAGAGTCCTACTGTATGTTATGCAGGTTCTGGTTGAATATTGACCAGGACCCACATAAATATGCAAGTATTTCTTGGCtggtcatgcatattcatcagggacATTCTAAAAACTAGAGTGACTGGCTTGAAAAGCCATTATTATGTTAAACAGTGATGTATGTAAatggaaaaataataaaaataatttttcatctTTGGCTTCCTTTTCATTTTTAAAGGAGGGGATTTTTACCTGTGCACTTTCATCATTGCTTAGATTATTGGGGTCTGTTTTAACACTGCTAAACTCCCATCTGCAGATCTACTAAATGTTTATTTGTGTCTAGCCTGTTTCCAGTGTTCCAGTGCTGTAACAGTGTACGTACCTTCAGGTGAAGAGCCTGATTTTTGAGGATATGCAGAGTTTAGCTTGCTTTTCTTGCTATTATCGCTGCTTACAGATAAACTGGACTGGATCTTTCTGTGCATTTTCTGTGAAACAGGAGCTGAAAGTTTTCTGTGTTCTGCAGCTACATTCTTGACCCCAATGTGAATTCCATTTGCATTGCTTAAACCTGGATGACCATTCTGTATCTTCCCGGGTTCTTTTTCACTCTGTTCAAGTCCTGAAGTATTTGGCTGTGGCAAGCGCTGAGGCTGAGCTTAAAACAAAGAGAAAGGGAACACATTGGCAACAGTGCACAAAGACAAAGCATCTTACTTAGTAAAAGTATTTACTGTATAAAAAGCCAAAcagtataaaaaagtttttattaaTTAGAAGTTGtttaacacacacaaaaaaacaacaatcagAAACAGCCCAAGTGGAAAAACAAATGATAAGAAAGTCTATCGCGTTGTTCTTTGCGTAGACCATAAAGACTCAAAAACAGACCGTAACTGTCCCCCGCTCTCTTCCAACCCACCCCTCATcccccagcactccagtgtcaaaaattAAGGAGAACACTTCGGGCTCTTTGGGATAAGTTGTCCCAAACAGGCATCCAAATAGCCCGAAATCTCCTCCAAAAAGTAAGTtattaaaaaagcacaaaaaaatcacgTTGTACTAATGATTGTGATACTTCATATATACTTTATATAGAATCAGATCTCTATAAATGGTTCATTTCAAAGCATGAATTACATTTTCCTCTATATGTTTGAAGTAAGATGCATATACAATAGTAAATAGAATTTATAAGATGCATATATAGAGCATGTTACCTTTAAATTAAAAATCCTCCCACATATAATCTCAGATTAAGTGTTAGACAAAACCTTAAATAACCTCAGTTAACACAGTTAAAAGGCAATTGTCTTTAGCAGATCTACCATGCTATATGGTAAACCACTAATCaacatttaggcccggattctcaagcAGCACCTAAATCGACCGGTGCCTAGATGAATAAAGCCGACCATATGTCTCTCCGCTATCACCTACTCTACTCAATATCTATTTAGCCCCATTGGGAAGATTGCTGCATAGTCTGGGTGTCAAATTCTTCACCTATGCTGATTATATTACCATAGCAATCCCACTTATGGCCTTTACAGGGGAGGTAATAAACTAAATATCTCAATTATTAATTCATATTGAGCAATGGACAAAGAGGGCAAAACTAAAACTGAAtcctgaaaaataattttttttctggctAGCCCTTCAGATAACATAAAGGAAAAAGAACTACATTTGAATGACCAAACTTTTTCAATTTCTGCTTCTATTAAAATTTTGGGCATCATATTGGACCGTCAATTAACTTTGGAGGATCACACAGATCTActagtaaaaaaatgttacaTAACTTTG from Geotrypetes seraphini chromosome 9, aGeoSer1.1, whole genome shotgun sequence includes the following:
- the MDFIC gene encoding myoD family inhibitor domain-containing protein isoform X4; its protein translation is MSQLSESLCPGPKGPDEGAPADNSLLISELQEKCDKENTSVEERETIQSSRSQSVHDQSMCWHCTSDLIKTQPQRLPQPNTSGLEQSEKEPGKIQNGHPGLSNANGIHIGVKNVAAEHRKLSAPVSQKMHRKIQSSLSVSSDNSKKSKLNSAYPQKSGSSPEA
- the MDFIC gene encoding myoD family inhibitor domain-containing protein isoform X3, which encodes MSQLSESLCPGPKGPDEGAPADNSLLISELQEKCDKENTSVEERETIQSSRSQSVHDQSMCWHCTSDLIKTQPQRLPQPNTSGLEQSEKEPGKIQNGHPGLSNANGIHIGVKNVAAEHRKLSAPVSQKMHRKIQSSLSVSSDNSKKSKLNSAYPQKSGSSPEVDTLNVLSDTRIYYVQ